A region from the Rufibacter sp. DG15C genome encodes:
- a CDS encoding OmpA family protein: MPLLRLFCLFLLFGTYSLATLGQTKSPLRLRQKAVPDSLRDRTPDAELVLEFPNLNKVAFYQNPSKLKAIVKLEKKQNWSKVLPLLEEYVGNFGIDNFYRDTKLLWRLGQLYEKLGQREKAIAYYRLVLKHHRTDIKRVQLYYDSLEQKKSDLYVPLKQYYEIVEYRKSVATYKPPRGVYTNMGDAINSKSEDYGPAVHTDSALFIYTSRRKATKATGTDEDLYFSKNENGFWHEGQSFGKPINSIYNEGSACLSRDGKTLYFARCESPNGFGNCDLYSATKLSDGSWGQLKNLGANVNSKAWDSQPTLSPKEDTLYFASDRLGGFGLSDIYFIHKQKNGEWSDAKNLGPVVNTRESEVSPYFHPLYQVLYFSSRGQLLNFGDFDIYKTYRVNGHWQEPRNVGPLVNGKGSEYYFTIDAASKNLYYARSEEKDMKNLDLFSFPLPMEAHPLAVTKLSGVLTDSITNKPLNGIISIIDMDNGVEVASKYLRDDGSFDFDLIDNSRYMMLIQSPDFFSIEKEVDLKSDTVMKIMTTLIDYSIPLIFKNLEFDEGKADIKTEMESSLDRIVLFMVDHPEINLSIEGHTDASGDPDANLELSNWRAISIKKYIVDKGKLDERRIHAVGKGSSEPIKEEFTLEDRAVNRRVEFKLIRPGTGTSENKNDSGAGGW, from the coding sequence ATGCCACTACTTCGACTCTTTTGCCTTTTTCTGCTGTTTGGCACCTACAGTCTTGCTACCCTAGGGCAGACAAAATCGCCGTTGCGGTTGCGCCAAAAAGCTGTACCAGACTCGCTCAGAGACCGTACCCCAGATGCAGAGTTAGTGCTTGAATTCCCCAACCTCAACAAAGTAGCCTTCTATCAGAACCCATCCAAGCTCAAGGCCATTGTAAAGCTTGAGAAGAAGCAAAACTGGTCCAAAGTCCTGCCGCTGCTGGAGGAATATGTGGGCAATTTTGGGATTGACAATTTCTACCGTGATACCAAGTTGCTCTGGCGTCTAGGGCAGCTGTATGAGAAACTTGGCCAGCGCGAAAAAGCCATTGCCTATTACCGCCTGGTACTCAAACACCACCGCACCGACATCAAGCGGGTGCAGTTGTACTATGATTCTTTGGAGCAGAAAAAATCTGACCTATACGTACCGCTCAAACAGTATTATGAGATTGTGGAGTACCGCAAATCTGTGGCTACCTACAAACCACCGCGCGGCGTGTATACCAACATGGGCGATGCCATCAACTCCAAGTCAGAGGATTATGGCCCGGCCGTGCACACAGATAGTGCCTTGTTCATTTACACTTCGCGCCGAAAGGCCACCAAAGCCACCGGCACCGATGAGGACCTTTACTTCTCTAAAAACGAAAACGGTTTCTGGCATGAGGGCCAGTCGTTTGGCAAGCCCATCAACAGCATTTACAACGAAGGCTCGGCTTGCCTCAGCCGCGATGGCAAGACCTTGTACTTCGCCCGCTGCGAAAGCCCTAACGGTTTTGGCAACTGTGACTTGTATTCTGCTACCAAACTGTCTGACGGTTCCTGGGGTCAGCTTAAAAACCTAGGGGCTAACGTTAACAGCAAAGCCTGGGACTCGCAGCCTACCCTTTCACCAAAAGAAGACACTCTGTATTTTGCCTCTGACCGCCTGGGTGGTTTTGGACTCTCAGACATCTACTTTATTCATAAACAGAAAAACGGAGAATGGTCTGATGCGAAGAACCTAGGGCCGGTGGTAAACACCCGCGAGAGCGAGGTGAGTCCGTATTTCCATCCGTTGTACCAGGTGCTATATTTCAGTTCACGGGGACAGTTGCTCAACTTCGGGGATTTTGACATTTACAAGACCTACCGCGTGAATGGCCATTGGCAGGAGCCGCGCAATGTGGGCCCGCTGGTGAACGGCAAAGGCAGTGAGTATTACTTTACCATTGACGCCGCCTCCAAGAACCTGTACTACGCCCGCTCAGAGGAGAAGGACATGAAGAACCTGGACCTCTTCTCCTTCCCGTTGCCCATGGAAGCGCACCCACTGGCCGTGACCAAGCTTTCTGGTGTGCTCACAGACTCCATTACCAACAAACCGCTCAACGGCATCATCTCCATCATTGACATGGACAACGGTGTAGAAGTAGCCTCCAAGTATCTGCGCGACGACGGTTCTTTTGACTTTGACCTCATTGACAACAGCCGGTACATGATGCTCATCCAGAGCCCCGACTTCTTCTCCATTGAAAAAGAGGTGGACCTGAAGAGTGACACCGTCATGAAAATCATGACCACGCTCATTGACTATAGCATTCCGCTTATCTTCAAGAACCTAGAGTTTGACGAAGGCAAAGCCGACATTAAAACCGAGATGGAATCCAGCCTGGACCGCATTGTGCTTTTCATGGTAGACCACCCCGAGATCAACCTCAGCATTGAAGGCCACACCGACGCTTCCGGTGACCCAGACGCCAACCTGGAACTCTCTAACTGGCGCGCCATCTCCATTAAGAAATACATAGTAGACAAGGGCAAATTGGATGAACGCCGCATCCATGCCGTAGGCAAAGGAAGCTCTGAGCCCATCAAAGAAGAGTTTACTTTAGAAGACCGCGCTGTGAACCGCCGCGTAGAGTTCAAGCTTATACGACCAGGAACTGGCACTTCTGAAAATAAGAATGATAGTGGAGCCGGTGGCTGGTAA
- a CDS encoding DUF6702 family protein: protein MNIRKALYFALLAVSLLPVQAWAHDFHTSITDARYNPKTQSYELSIRLFADDLEDALSKRHKTSIRLDKSERVNKLIADYLQAHVTISGSKGAKPTQKFVGAQEEADAIWLYIEIPAGKAPAQSLFVQNDLLMELFDDQTNILNLQVGAKKKSVLSRSGDTQHTVTL, encoded by the coding sequence ATGAATATTAGAAAGGCTTTATATTTTGCTTTGCTGGCCGTTTCCCTGCTTCCTGTTCAGGCGTGGGCGCATGACTTTCATACCAGCATCACAGACGCCCGCTACAACCCCAAAACGCAGAGCTATGAGCTCTCCATCCGATTGTTTGCAGATGATTTGGAAGATGCCCTGAGCAAGCGCCACAAGACCAGCATTAGACTGGACAAGTCTGAGCGCGTGAACAAACTCATCGCCGACTATCTGCAAGCGCACGTCACCATCTCGGGTAGCAAAGGTGCTAAGCCCACGCAAAAGTTTGTGGGCGCCCAAGAAGAAGCAGACGCCATCTGGCTCTATATTGAGATACCGGCTGGCAAGGCTCCTGCGCAGAGCCTTTTTGTGCAGAATGATTTGCTGATGGAGTTGTTTGATGACCAAACCAACATCCTCAACCTGCAGGTAGGCGCCAAGAAGAAGTCGGTGCTGAGCCGGTCAGGGGATACTCAGCATACCGTGACGTTGTAA
- the rseP gene encoding RIP metalloprotease RseP: MDALVMAGQLILGLTILVGIHELGHMLTAKWFGMRVEKYAIGFPPKLVSKQVGETEYMIGMIPLGGFVKISGMVDESLDTATLNQEPQPWEFRAKPAWQRLIVMMGGIIFNVITGIIIYAGLTWYYGDRYLLADDVKYGIVTNEIGQQIGLKDGDKVVGINGKPLVEFQDVYSPEVLLDRNGSYTVERDGQRLNIPVPSNLMDKLADNDKVGFILPREPFVIGSVKSGSAADKAGLQAGDKILKIGDQPIQFFHEFQAALVDHKAKTVPLQIERAGKPLTLKPTVEEDGTLGFYPELLLPRATHHYGLLESIPLGAEKAFSVITTNIKGFGKIFRAEVSASKALSGPIGIAQIFGGTFSWINFWTITAMLSMVLAFMNFLPIPALDGGHVMFLTYEIVSGRKPSDKFLENAQKVGMVLLLGLMAFAIFNDFFKLLFK, from the coding sequence ATGGATGCTTTAGTAATGGCCGGCCAGTTAATTCTGGGGCTGACCATCTTAGTGGGAATACATGAACTGGGTCACATGCTGACCGCCAAATGGTTTGGGATGCGCGTAGAGAAATACGCCATCGGGTTCCCTCCTAAATTAGTGAGCAAGCAAGTAGGAGAGACCGAGTACATGATTGGCATGATCCCGCTGGGCGGCTTTGTGAAAATCTCAGGAATGGTGGACGAGTCGCTGGACACGGCTACCTTGAACCAGGAGCCACAACCGTGGGAATTTAGGGCCAAACCCGCCTGGCAACGTCTTATTGTGATGATGGGTGGAATCATTTTCAACGTGATTACCGGTATCATCATTTACGCGGGCCTTACCTGGTACTACGGTGACCGTTACCTCTTAGCCGATGACGTGAAATATGGCATTGTCACCAACGAGATTGGCCAGCAGATTGGCCTGAAGGACGGTGACAAAGTAGTAGGCATCAATGGAAAGCCTTTAGTGGAGTTCCAGGATGTGTACAGCCCAGAGGTTTTGCTAGACCGCAACGGGTCTTACACCGTGGAACGTGACGGACAGCGCCTGAACATTCCGGTACCCTCTAATTTGATGGACAAGCTTGCGGATAATGACAAAGTTGGGTTCATCCTACCGCGTGAGCCGTTTGTGATTGGCAGCGTGAAATCTGGCAGTGCCGCAGACAAAGCTGGTTTACAGGCCGGTGACAAGATTTTGAAGATTGGCGACCAGCCTATCCAGTTTTTCCATGAGTTTCAGGCGGCCTTGGTGGATCACAAAGCCAAGACGGTTCCTTTGCAGATTGAAAGAGCCGGCAAGCCTTTAACCCTGAAGCCAACAGTAGAAGAGGATGGTACCTTGGGTTTCTACCCAGAACTGCTCTTGCCGCGCGCTACGCACCATTATGGCCTGCTAGAGTCTATTCCGTTGGGCGCCGAAAAAGCGTTCTCTGTGATCACTACCAACATCAAAGGCTTCGGGAAGATTTTCAGAGCCGAAGTTTCTGCTTCTAAAGCCTTGAGCGGACCTATTGGCATTGCCCAGATTTTTGGCGGAACCTTCTCTTGGATTAACTTCTGGACCATCACGGCCATGTTGTCCATGGTGCTGGCGTTCATGAACTTCTTGCCCATTCCAGCCTTGGACGGTGGCCACGTGATGTTCCTGACCTACGAGATTGTGTCGGGCCGTAAGCCAAGTGACAAGTTCCTGGAGAACGCGCAAAAGGTGGGCATGGTGTTGTTGTTGGGCTTGATGGCCTTTGCCATTTTCAATGACTTCTTTAAATTGCTTTTCAAATAG
- a CDS encoding 1-deoxy-D-xylulose-5-phosphate reductoisomerase, producing the protein MKKRVAILGSTGSIGTQALEVIQAQPHAFEVEVLTAHSNADLLIAQAIAVQPNAVVITQEDLYDKVRDALASHPIKVYASLNAVSSVVQMDTVDIVLTAMVGYAGLLPTIKAIEAGKTIALANKETLVVAGQLITDLAKEKAVNIYPVDSEHSAIFQCLTGEFHNPIEKIILTASGGPFRGKDRTFLETVTRAQALKHPNWEMGAKITIDSASLMNKGLEVIEAKWLFGLQNNQIEVVVHPQSIVHSLVQFEDGSLKAQMGLPDMKLPIQYALGYPNRLKSNYPRFNFMDYPQLTFEKPDLETFQNLGLAFAAMEKGGNAPCVLNAANEVAVAAFLREEIGFLEMSDLISDCLNKVAYIANPSLDDFIQTDQEARRLAQERVHA; encoded by the coding sequence ATGAAGAAACGAGTAGCCATTCTTGGCTCAACCGGCTCAATAGGCACCCAGGCCCTGGAAGTAATTCAAGCGCAACCGCATGCGTTTGAGGTAGAGGTCCTAACGGCCCATTCTAACGCAGACTTGCTCATTGCCCAAGCCATCGCCGTACAGCCCAACGCCGTGGTCATCACGCAAGAAGACCTGTATGACAAGGTGCGGGACGCCTTGGCATCGCATCCTATCAAGGTGTATGCCAGCCTGAACGCGGTGAGTTCTGTGGTGCAGATGGACACCGTGGATATTGTCCTGACGGCCATGGTGGGCTACGCGGGGCTGTTGCCTACCATCAAAGCCATTGAGGCGGGTAAGACCATCGCGCTAGCCAACAAAGAGACGTTGGTAGTGGCAGGACAGTTGATTACAGACCTGGCCAAAGAGAAAGCGGTGAACATCTATCCTGTGGATTCTGAGCACAGCGCCATCTTTCAATGCCTCACCGGCGAATTCCACAATCCCATTGAGAAAATCATCCTGACCGCTTCGGGTGGGCCGTTCAGGGGCAAGGACCGCACGTTTTTAGAAACGGTGACAAGAGCGCAAGCCTTAAAACACCCTAACTGGGAGATGGGCGCCAAGATTACCATTGACTCGGCCTCACTTATGAACAAAGGCTTGGAGGTGATTGAGGCGAAATGGTTGTTTGGCTTGCAGAATAACCAGATAGAAGTAGTGGTGCATCCGCAATCTATTGTGCACTCGCTCGTTCAGTTTGAGGACGGTTCCTTGAAGGCACAGATGGGCCTGCCCGATATGAAACTGCCCATCCAATACGCCTTGGGCTATCCAAACCGTTTGAAATCCAACTACCCGCGGTTCAACTTCATGGACTATCCGCAACTCACCTTTGAGAAGCCTGACCTGGAAACGTTTCAGAACCTGGGCTTGGCGTTTGCGGCTATGGAGAAGGGCGGCAACGCGCCGTGCGTGCTCAATGCCGCCAATGAAGTGGCCGTAGCGGCGTTTTTGCGCGAGGAGATTGGGTTTTTAGAGATGTCTGACCTCATTTCTGACTGTCTCAACAAAGTTGCGTATATTGCCAATCCTTCTTTGGACGACTTTATTCAGACAGACCAGGAAGCCCGTCGTTTAGCGCAGGAAAGAGTACATGCCTAA
- a CDS encoding GH3 auxin-responsive promoter family protein codes for MGIKAFLSKPLAALAHSRQQSWMQDPSAAQQKILQELLQKGAQTAFGKDHHFKDICTHQEFTQAVPVRDYEALKTYFDRVKEGEKDVLWPGQPLYFAKTSGTTSGTKYIPITADSMPNHVSGGKSALLSYIHETGQSQFLDGKLIFLSGSPELEKVNGINTGRLSGIINHHVPGYLRRDQLPSYKTNCIDDWETKLDAIINETIDQRMTLISGIPPWVQMYFDKIMARTGKQIKDVFPDFNLFVYGGVNFAPYRAKLLESIGKKIDSIETFPASEGFFAYQNLQEDPGLLLMVDSGIFFEFVPVEEFHQPNPTRLTVAEVKTDVNYALIINSNAGLWGYSIGDTVKFTSLFPHKLVVSGRLKHFISAFGEHVIAEEVEGALQDAMKEFPEVAVTEFTVAPYVSPDAGASYHEWLIAFAQAPQNPEQFAKALDAHLRKRNSYYDDLVTGNILNTLKVTALAPNAFQEYMKQQGKLGGQNKVPRLSNDRTLADGLLANL; via the coding sequence ATGGGCATAAAGGCTTTTTTGAGTAAACCACTGGCGGCTCTGGCCCACAGCCGCCAACAGTCCTGGATGCAAGACCCCTCCGCCGCGCAGCAGAAAATCTTGCAGGAGCTTTTACAGAAGGGTGCGCAGACCGCGTTTGGCAAGGACCATCATTTCAAAGACATATGTACGCATCAGGAGTTTACGCAGGCCGTGCCCGTACGGGACTATGAGGCGCTCAAGACCTACTTTGACCGCGTAAAGGAAGGAGAGAAGGACGTCCTGTGGCCGGGCCAGCCGTTGTACTTTGCCAAAACCTCCGGCACTACCTCGGGCACCAAATACATTCCCATCACAGCAGACTCCATGCCCAACCACGTGAGCGGCGGCAAGAGCGCGCTGCTCAGCTACATCCATGAAACGGGCCAGTCGCAGTTTTTGGACGGGAAGCTTATTTTCTTGAGCGGCAGTCCTGAGCTGGAGAAAGTAAACGGCATCAACACCGGGCGTTTGTCGGGCATCATCAACCACCACGTGCCGGGTTATCTGCGCCGCGACCAATTGCCTAGTTATAAAACCAACTGCATAGACGACTGGGAAACCAAGCTGGACGCCATCATCAATGAGACCATAGACCAGCGCATGACGCTCATTTCGGGCATTCCGCCGTGGGTGCAGATGTACTTTGACAAAATCATGGCGCGTACCGGAAAGCAGATAAAAGACGTCTTCCCAGACTTCAATCTGTTTGTGTACGGCGGCGTGAACTTCGCGCCTTACCGCGCCAAGCTGCTGGAGAGCATCGGTAAGAAAATTGATTCCATAGAGACGTTTCCAGCCTCTGAAGGCTTCTTCGCCTACCAAAACCTACAAGAAGACCCCGGTTTGCTATTGATGGTGGATAGCGGCATTTTCTTCGAGTTTGTGCCCGTGGAGGAATTCCATCAGCCAAATCCCACGCGCCTGACCGTGGCTGAGGTGAAGACTGATGTAAACTACGCGCTCATCATCAACAGCAACGCCGGATTGTGGGGCTACTCCATCGGCGACACCGTCAAATTTACCTCGCTGTTTCCGCATAAGCTGGTGGTGAGTGGCCGCTTGAAGCATTTTATCTCGGCGTTTGGCGAGCACGTGATTGCCGAAGAGGTAGAAGGCGCCTTGCAAGATGCCATGAAGGAATTCCCGGAGGTGGCGGTCACGGAGTTCACCGTCGCGCCTTATGTAAGCCCAGATGCCGGGGCGTCGTATCACGAGTGGTTGATTGCCTTCGCGCAAGCACCGCAGAACCCAGAACAGTTTGCCAAAGCCTTGGATGCGCATCTGCGCAAACGCAACTCCTATTATGATGACCTTGTTACGGGTAATATCCTGAACACTTTAAAAGTGACGGCCTTGGCGCCCAACGCTTTTCAGGAGTACATGAAACAGCAGGGCAAATTGGGTGGCCAGAACAAAGTGCCGCGCCTGAGCAATGATAGAACCCTGGCAGACGGCTTGCTGGCTAATTTGTAA
- a CDS encoding OsmC family protein: MANNTGKAVWNGGLKDGKGTVSTQSGTLDARYSFGTRFEDDVTGTNPEELIGAAHAGCFSMFLAALLEGAGKPATSVSTDAKITLSKDDTGPFISKIALTTEAQVPGITNEELREFAQKAKEGCPISRALGGVKEITLQATLKNA, translated from the coding sequence ATGGCAAATAATACTGGAAAAGCTGTCTGGAACGGCGGCCTGAAAGACGGCAAAGGAACAGTTTCTACCCAAAGCGGAACCTTAGATGCGCGCTACTCCTTCGGGACAAGGTTTGAGGATGACGTGACGGGCACCAACCCAGAGGAACTGATTGGCGCGGCGCACGCGGGCTGTTTCTCTATGTTTTTAGCCGCACTGCTGGAAGGCGCCGGCAAACCAGCCACCTCTGTGAGCACAGACGCTAAGATCACCTTGAGCAAAGATGACACCGGCCCGTTCATCAGCAAGATTGCCTTGACCACTGAGGCCCAGGTGCCCGGCATTACCAATGAAGAGTTGCGGGAGTTCGCTCAGAAGGCCAAAGAGGGCTGCCCCATCTCCAGAGCATTAGGCGGCGTAAAGGAAATCACCCTGCAGGCGACTCTAAAAAACGCCTAG
- a CDS encoding peroxiredoxin: MALRLGDIAPDFTADTSQGPISFHEWIGDSWAVLFSHPRDYTPVCTTELGAVARIKDQFDQRNVKVAAISVDPVDSHQGWIKDINETQHTNVNFPIIADPEKKVANLYDMIHPNASDTATVRSVFVIGPDKKIKLTLTYPASTGRNFAEIIRVIDSLQLTANHSVATPANWENGQDCVILPSVPQEEVEAKFPKGHTVLKPYLRMTPQPNID; the protein is encoded by the coding sequence ATGGCATTACGTTTAGGGGACATCGCCCCAGATTTCACCGCCGACACCTCACAAGGCCCTATTTCTTTCCATGAATGGATTGGCGACAGTTGGGCGGTTTTGTTTTCGCACCCTCGGGATTACACCCCGGTCTGTACCACAGAGTTGGGCGCCGTGGCCCGCATCAAAGACCAGTTTGACCAGCGCAACGTGAAGGTGGCCGCCATCAGCGTTGACCCCGTAGACTCGCACCAGGGCTGGATAAAAGACATCAATGAGACGCAGCACACCAACGTCAACTTCCCCATCATCGCAGACCCGGAGAAGAAGGTAGCCAACCTGTATGACATGATTCACCCCAACGCCAGCGACACCGCCACCGTGCGCTCTGTGTTTGTGATTGGGCCAGACAAGAAGATTAAGCTGACTTTGACCTATCCGGCATCTACGGGTAGAAACTTTGCGGAGATTATCAGAGTGATTGACTCTCTGCAACTAACCGCTAACCACAGCGTGGCCACGCCAGCCAACTGGGAAAACGGCCAGGACTGTGTGATTCTACCGTCGGTACCACAGGAAGAGGTAGAAGCCAAATTCCCGAAGGGCCACACCGTCCTTAAGCCGTACCTGCGCATGACGCCCCAGCCTAATATAGACTAA
- a CDS encoding Rrf2 family transcriptional regulator, which produces MISKKAKYALKALLYLAKNSEKPLVLISEIAEGERIPRKFLEAILVDLKVQQVVQSTRGKNGGYTLVKDPSQISVGNVIRMIDGPLAPVHCVSHLYYRKCEECVDETTCEIRILMKQVRDATCAILDTTFLTDLTKVRTLVEAEA; this is translated from the coding sequence ATGATTTCCAAGAAAGCCAAGTACGCTCTCAAGGCGCTACTCTACCTTGCCAAGAACTCAGAAAAACCGTTGGTGCTCATCTCTGAGATTGCCGAAGGCGAGCGCATTCCCCGTAAGTTCCTGGAAGCCATTCTGGTAGACTTGAAAGTGCAGCAGGTGGTGCAGAGCACGCGCGGCAAGAACGGCGGCTATACCTTGGTCAAAGACCCCTCGCAGATTTCTGTAGGCAACGTGATACGCATGATTGACGGCCCGTTGGCGCCCGTACATTGCGTAAGCCACCTCTATTACCGCAAGTGCGAAGAGTGTGTGGATGAGACCACGTGTGAGATTAGAATCCTCATGAAACAGGTGCGTGACGCTACGTGCGCCATTTTGGATACCACCTTTCTCACAGATTTAACCAAGGTAAGGACCTTGGTAGAGGCTGAGGCCTAG
- the dnaA gene encoding chromosomal replication initiator protein DnaA: MVKDCTTVWHNCLQVIKDSIGEQSYKTWFEPIVPLSLTGNVLTIQVPSQFFYEWLEEHYVGLLKKVVFQELGSEGRLEYSIIVDQGNDHSKPQTVNIPTKKVPSAVVNSYSPERSFLKNPFESKAIDRHFFNSQLNQSYTFDNYIEGDCNRLARSAGYAVANKPGTTSFNPLMVYGGVGLGKTHLVQAIGNHIKSNNPDKFVLYVSSEKFVNQFIESLKTNSVQDFANFYLLVDILIIDDVQFLSGKEKTQEMFFHIFNHLHQSGKQIVMTSDCPPRDLKGLEERLLSRFKWGLTADLQSPDFETRMAIIYKKMQSDGIHIPDNVIEYLAYSVDTNVRELEGVLISLIAQSSLNRKEIDLELAKAALKHIIEDVETEVNLDFIQKTVAEYFDVTLDSLKAKTRKKEIVTARQVAMYFAKEYTSHSLKSIGYHFGGRDHSTVIHSVQTVSDLIDTDKKFKASIQELQKKFKVKAG; this comes from the coding sequence ATGGTAAAAGACTGTACAACCGTCTGGCATAACTGTTTACAGGTTATCAAGGACAGCATAGGAGAGCAGAGCTACAAAACGTGGTTCGAGCCGATTGTGCCCTTGTCTTTAACCGGGAACGTATTGACCATCCAGGTGCCTAGCCAATTCTTCTATGAGTGGCTGGAAGAACATTATGTGGGTCTGCTTAAGAAAGTGGTGTTCCAAGAGCTGGGTTCAGAAGGCCGCCTGGAGTACTCTATCATTGTAGACCAGGGCAACGACCACAGCAAGCCCCAGACCGTGAACATCCCTACCAAGAAGGTGCCTTCTGCGGTGGTGAATTCATATAGCCCAGAGCGCTCTTTCTTAAAGAACCCGTTTGAGAGCAAAGCCATTGACCGGCACTTCTTCAACTCCCAGCTTAACCAGAGCTACACCTTTGACAATTACATTGAAGGTGACTGCAACCGCTTAGCGCGCTCGGCGGGCTACGCCGTGGCCAACAAGCCAGGTACTACGTCCTTCAACCCCTTGATGGTGTACGGTGGCGTGGGACTGGGCAAGACGCACTTGGTGCAGGCCATTGGTAACCACATCAAGAGCAACAACCCAGACAAGTTTGTGTTGTATGTGTCTTCTGAGAAGTTCGTGAACCAGTTCATTGAGTCTTTAAAGACCAACAGCGTACAGGATTTCGCCAACTTTTATCTGTTGGTAGATATCCTTATCATTGACGATGTGCAGTTCCTGAGCGGGAAAGAAAAGACCCAGGAAATGTTCTTCCATATCTTCAATCACCTGCACCAGTCTGGCAAGCAGATTGTGATGACCTCAGACTGTCCGCCGCGTGACCTAAAAGGCCTGGAGGAGCGTTTGTTATCCCGTTTCAAGTGGGGCTTGACCGCCGATTTGCAGAGCCCGGACTTTGAGACCCGCATGGCCATCATCTACAAGAAGATGCAGTCTGACGGGATTCATATTCCAGACAACGTGATTGAGTACCTGGCTTACAGCGTAGATACCAACGTGCGTGAACTGGAAGGCGTGCTCATTTCCTTAATTGCCCAGTCTTCTCTCAACCGCAAGGAGATTGACTTGGAGCTGGCCAAAGCCGCGCTCAAGCACATCATTGAAGACGTTGAGACCGAGGTGAATCTGGACTTCATCCAGAAGACCGTGGCCGAGTACTTTGACGTGACCTTAGATTCTCTCAAAGCCAAGACGCGCAAAAAAGAGATTGTGACGGCCCGTCAGGTTGCCATGTACTTCGCCAAAGAATACACTAGCCATTCGCTTAAATCCATTGGCTATCATTTTGGCGGACGTGACCACTCTACGGTTATTCACTCGGTGCAGACCGTGTCTGACCTTATTGACACCGACAAGAAATTCAAAGCTTCTATTCAGGAGTTGCAGAAGAAATTCAAGGTCAAGGCCGGCTAA
- a CDS encoding bifunctional UDP-sugar hydrolase/5'-nucleotidase: MKRREFIKSTVVGTAGLAVLGLPSLAEAAAKPIKLTILHTNDMHSRIDPFPNDGRKNGGMGGMARRATVVKQIRQQEPNVLLLDAGDIWQGTPYFNFFGGEVEFKLMTQMGYDAATLGNHDFDNGLEGLQKQLPHAGFPFLTANYDFSNTPLRSDIKAYKVFVKEGVRVGVFGLGIELAGLVADKNYGGTKYLDPVTTAQRMVKTLREQEKVDLVICLSHLGYKYESAKIDDLKLAKQVSGIDLIIGGHTHTFLDEPEKVVHSDGHVTLVNQVGWSGINLGRIDFTFDRKRKVKTGSTASVLPLNPSVNIS, encoded by the coding sequence ATGAAACGTCGTGAATTTATAAAGAGCACCGTGGTGGGTACTGCAGGTTTGGCGGTGTTGGGTTTGCCAAGTCTGGCAGAGGCGGCGGCTAAGCCTATCAAGCTCACCATTCTTCACACCAATGACATGCACTCGCGCATTGACCCGTTCCCGAATGATGGCCGCAAGAACGGCGGCATGGGTGGCATGGCCCGCAGAGCCACGGTGGTGAAGCAGATTAGACAGCAGGAACCCAACGTGCTGTTACTGGACGCGGGTGACATCTGGCAGGGGACGCCCTATTTCAACTTCTTCGGGGGCGAGGTGGAGTTCAAGCTCATGACCCAGATGGGCTATGACGCGGCTACCTTGGGCAACCATGACTTTGACAACGGACTGGAAGGCCTGCAGAAGCAACTGCCGCACGCCGGTTTCCCGTTCCTCACGGCCAACTATGATTTCTCTAACACACCGCTTAGGAGTGACATCAAGGCCTACAAGGTGTTTGTAAAGGAAGGGGTGCGTGTAGGCGTGTTTGGGTTAGGCATTGAACTGGCCGGGTTGGTAGCCGACAAGAATTATGGTGGCACAAAGTACCTGGACCCGGTGACCACGGCCCAGCGCATGGTCAAAACCTTAAGAGAGCAAGAGAAGGTGGACTTAGTGATTTGCCTGAGCCATTTAGGCTATAAATATGAGAGCGCCAAAATTGACGACCTCAAGCTGGCTAAGCAGGTGAGCGGCATTGACTTGATTATTGGTGGGCACACGCACACCTTCTTGGATGAGCCAGAAAAAGTGGTACATTCAGATGGGCATGTCACGCTGGTGAACCAAGTGGGTTGGTCGGGCATCAACCTGGGGCGCATAGACTTCACCTTTGACAGAAAGAGAAAAGTAAAAACAGGGTCTACGGCCTCGGTTCTGCCCTTGAATCCTAGTGTCAATATTTCGTAA